aaaattacttcttagcggcggtcttcttggcagctggcttctttgctgcggcagcctttttgggcttggcagcggtggtttttgccttgggtgcctttggtttagtggctgatgctttggcggctgtttttgcgggtttagctttaactgtacctgtctttttggcagttttagccttggccttttcggtcttcttcttctcggcggtctttttagcagcggaaggcttctttgcagcggctttcttttcaccggctgcctttttgggtgctgctgccttctttttcttatcaccggctggggccttcttcttcttttcagcgctctttgctttaggttccttcgaggcagatggggacaatttgaatgaaccggaggcacccttacctttagtttggatcaattttccactagcaacagcgctcttcaagtacttcttgatgaatggggccaattttacagcatcaactttgtatgtgctggccaagtatttcttgatggcaggcaatgaggaaccaccacgttctttcaatgttttgatggcagcatcgaccatttgttgggttggtggatggcttggggcagcagagggtttctttgccttggcagcggctttcttaggtgcctttttctcaacagcggcgactggagatgcggtggcttcaacaacggcggcgtcagacatgatttcacttatatttttctttttaaacacactttaacactttgtaaatatacactcactactgg
The Stomoxys calcitrans chromosome 3, idStoCalc2.1, whole genome shotgun sequence genome window above contains:
- the LOC131996170 gene encoding histone H1-like; translation: MSDAAVVEATASPVAAVEKKAPKKAAAKAKKPSAAPSHPPTQQMVDAAIKTLKERGGSSLPAIKKYLASTYKVDAVKLAPFIKKYLKSAVASGKLIQTKGKGASGSFKLSPSASKEPKAKSAEKKKKAPAGDKKKKAAAPKKAAGEKKAAAKKPSAAKKTAEKKKTEKAKAKTAKKTGTVKAKPAKTAAKASATKPKAPKAKTTAAKPKKAAAAKKPAAKKTALHDGSESINTAVHAAN